A genomic segment from Yimella sp. cx-51 encodes:
- the narI gene encoding respiratory nitrate reductase subunit gamma, with amino-acid sequence MNTFLWVIVPYMCLAIFVVGHWWRYKYDKFGWTTRSSQLYESKLLRWGSPLFHFGMLGVVGGHVIGLLIPKSWTDAIGISDGVYHFVAVVGGMIAGIMTIVGIAILIYRRRTTGPVFSATTPMDKVMYAFLAAAIVLGMWNTIAGSIFTVGGHYNYREGVSVWYRSFLAFSPDADLMAQAPIGFKLHALVAFALFAIWPFTRLVHVFSAPVGYIWRPYVVYRSRDPQRGRSTSTSRAWDRPELKR; translated from the coding sequence ATGAACACTTTCCTGTGGGTGATCGTGCCCTACATGTGCCTGGCGATCTTCGTGGTCGGCCACTGGTGGCGCTACAAGTACGACAAGTTCGGCTGGACGACGCGCTCGAGCCAGTTGTACGAATCGAAGCTGCTGCGCTGGGGCAGTCCGCTGTTCCACTTCGGCATGCTCGGCGTGGTGGGTGGCCACGTCATCGGCCTGCTCATCCCCAAGTCGTGGACCGACGCGATCGGCATCAGCGACGGCGTCTATCACTTCGTTGCCGTCGTCGGCGGCATGATCGCCGGCATCATGACGATCGTCGGCATCGCCATCCTGATCTACCGCCGCCGCACCACCGGGCCTGTCTTCTCGGCCACCACGCCGATGGACAAGGTGATGTACGCCTTCCTGGCGGCAGCGATCGTCCTCGGTATGTGGAACACCATCGCCGGTTCGATCTTCACCGTCGGCGGCCACTACAACTACCGAGAAGGCGTATCGGTCTGGTACCGCTCGTTCCTCGCGTTCAGCCCGGATGCCGACCTCATGGCCCAGGCGCCTATCGGGTTCAAGCTGCACGCACTGGTCGCCTTCGCGCTGTTCGCGATCTGGCCGTTCACCCGGCTGGTGCACGTCTTCAGCGCGCCGGTCGGTTACATCTGGCGTCCGTACGTCGTCTACCGCTCGCGCGATCCGCAGCGCGGACGCAGCACGTCGACCTCGCGTGCGTGG